From the Teredinibacter turnerae T7901 genome, one window contains:
- a CDS encoding glycoside hydrolase family 3 N-terminal domain-containing protein yields MRFTCFPNRRFLSVLTLSGLLAACSPEPSPKAPSPTPTPTPQTQEQAVVHPELWPQASSPVGGDEAVESRVESLLAKMSLAEKVGQMMQAEIQSLEPGDVKKYHLGSVLNGGGSWPHRKENATVADWLALADQFYDESMDDSDGYVAIPVIWGTDAVHGHNNVIGATLFPQNIALGATRDPQLVRDIGAATAKAVRATGIDWAFAPTIAVARNYGWGRTYESYSEDPALVAQFSGEIVKGLQGEPGTDEFLSNEHVLASAKHFLGDGGTWQGDDQGDTRVSERELIDVHSAGYPPAINAGVQTVMSSFSSWQGEKMHGNKDLLTRVLKERMGFDGLVVGDWNGHGQVAGCTVSSCAQAINAGIDLVMVPNDWKALIKNTIAQVESGEISQARIDDAVRRILRVKVRTGIFEGKPSARALDASVLGSDAHRALARKAVRESLVLLKNQNHILPLLPQQRVMVVGPAAKDIGWQSGGWTITWQGTGNTNDKFPGATSIYEGIKRAVTAGDGTVTYSVDGSVSGGAKPDVAIAVFGERPYAEGVGDVASLELEPGDKPSLAMLQRLREQGIPVVSVFLSGRPMWVNPELNASDAFVAAWWPGSEGDGVADVLFADGSGQPRFHFNGRLSFSWPKTPLQTELNIGSDDYDPLFPLGYGLDYSNGQQGPDSNLPVDLDGVDTGELKDIDFYVGGPMQPWSLFVSHNDSRQVLSGAFAALSDKSVQVETADKDVQEDALDIRWKDANGARLYLQDGQPLDLTPYLENGTLAFDMKVDKLAKGGLTVGLDCGENCKREVPLNDIARSVAGKDWQHYELPLSCFVREGDDLSSVATPFSMELGGSGRMSLANVRFMLKGSANTQCPDITTVALEPAKLTEWWAIDWWEPRHQQVLKRIAEGKVDLLMIGDSITHGWENEGKPVWDEYYAKRNAVNLGFSGDRTENVLWRLEHGEIDGISPKLAVLMIGTNNTGHRLQPAQYTAQGIAKIVETLRTKLPETKVLVLGVFPRDAKPDAPMRLINRDINKRVAKLADGKNVFFLDIGDTFLNDDGVLTREVAPDLLHLNTDSYRLWAQAMEPTLKKLLGEA; encoded by the coding sequence ATGAGATTTACGTGCTTTCCAAATCGACGTTTTTTGTCGGTGCTAACCTTGAGCGGTTTACTTGCCGCCTGCTCGCCGGAGCCGTCACCTAAGGCGCCTTCTCCGACACCAACACCCACACCGCAAACTCAGGAACAAGCGGTTGTGCACCCTGAATTGTGGCCCCAAGCTTCGTCGCCTGTGGGGGGCGACGAAGCGGTGGAATCGCGCGTGGAAAGTCTGCTGGCAAAAATGTCGCTGGCGGAAAAAGTTGGCCAGATGATGCAGGCGGAAATTCAGAGCCTGGAGCCGGGGGATGTCAAAAAGTATCACCTGGGGTCAGTGCTAAACGGAGGCGGGTCATGGCCGCACCGCAAAGAAAATGCGACCGTAGCGGATTGGCTGGCACTGGCGGATCAGTTTTATGACGAGAGTATGGACGACTCCGATGGCTACGTGGCAATTCCAGTGATCTGGGGCACCGACGCGGTTCATGGTCATAACAATGTTATCGGGGCGACGCTGTTTCCACAGAACATTGCGCTTGGCGCAACGCGCGATCCGCAACTGGTGCGCGACATCGGCGCAGCAACTGCAAAAGCGGTTCGCGCAACCGGTATCGATTGGGCCTTCGCGCCCACAATAGCTGTTGCACGCAATTACGGTTGGGGTCGCACCTACGAGAGCTATTCGGAAGACCCGGCGCTGGTTGCGCAGTTTTCCGGTGAAATCGTCAAGGGTTTGCAGGGGGAGCCAGGCACCGATGAGTTTTTATCGAACGAGCATGTGCTGGCGAGCGCAAAACATTTTCTGGGCGACGGCGGCACCTGGCAGGGTGATGATCAAGGCGATACCCGGGTGAGTGAGCGGGAATTAATTGACGTTCACAGTGCGGGTTATCCACCCGCTATTAATGCAGGCGTGCAAACGGTGATGTCCAGCTTTAGTTCGTGGCAAGGTGAAAAAATGCACGGCAATAAGGATCTGCTCACCCGCGTACTGAAAGAGCGTATGGGGTTTGACGGTCTGGTTGTCGGCGATTGGAACGGTCACGGGCAGGTGGCAGGCTGTACGGTCAGCTCCTGTGCGCAGGCGATTAATGCAGGTATCGATCTGGTGATGGTGCCTAATGACTGGAAAGCGCTTATCAAAAACACCATCGCTCAGGTTGAAAGCGGTGAAATTTCCCAGGCGCGCATTGATGACGCTGTGCGGCGTATCCTGCGGGTGAAAGTTCGCACGGGCATCTTTGAAGGCAAGCCTTCTGCGCGAGCGCTGGATGCATCCGTGCTGGGTAGCGACGCGCATCGCGCGTTGGCGCGCAAGGCGGTCCGTGAAAGTTTGGTATTGCTGAAAAACCAGAACCACATTTTGCCCTTGCTGCCACAACAGCGCGTTATGGTGGTGGGGCCAGCGGCCAAAGACATCGGCTGGCAGAGCGGAGGCTGGACCATTACCTGGCAGGGCACCGGTAACACCAATGATAAATTCCCGGGCGCGACTTCAATTTATGAAGGTATAAAACGTGCGGTAACCGCTGGCGATGGTACCGTGACCTACTCTGTCGACGGCAGCGTTAGCGGCGGGGCCAAACCGGATGTTGCTATCGCCGTGTTTGGCGAACGCCCCTATGCTGAGGGTGTTGGCGATGTTGCCAGTCTCGAGCTTGAACCCGGTGATAAACCCTCCCTGGCGATGCTGCAACGATTGCGCGAACAAGGCATTCCAGTGGTATCCGTTTTCTTATCTGGCCGCCCAATGTGGGTGAACCCGGAGCTGAACGCGTCTGATGCGTTTGTTGCCGCCTGGTGGCCGGGCAGTGAAGGTGACGGTGTCGCCGATGTGCTGTTTGCCGATGGCAGCGGCCAACCGCGATTCCACTTTAATGGCCGCTTGAGCTTTTCCTGGCCAAAAACCCCTTTGCAGACGGAGCTGAATATTGGCAGCGACGACTACGATCCATTGTTCCCGCTGGGCTATGGCCTGGACTACAGCAACGGTCAGCAGGGGCCAGACAGTAATCTGCCAGTGGATCTGGACGGCGTGGATACAGGCGAGTTGAAAGATATTGATTTCTACGTGGGCGGGCCAATGCAGCCTTGGTCGCTGTTTGTGAGCCACAATGACAGCCGCCAAGTGCTCAGCGGTGCCTTTGCTGCATTAAGTGACAAGAGCGTTCAGGTCGAAACCGCAGACAAGGACGTTCAGGAAGACGCATTGGATATTCGCTGGAAAGATGCGAATGGTGCGAGGCTGTATTTGCAGGACGGCCAGCCTCTGGATCTGACGCCGTATTTGGAAAATGGAACGCTCGCATTTGACATGAAGGTCGATAAGCTCGCCAAGGGTGGCTTGACTGTCGGTTTGGACTGCGGTGAAAACTGCAAGCGCGAAGTGCCACTCAACGACATCGCACGTTCGGTTGCCGGTAAGGATTGGCAGCACTATGAATTGCCACTGAGCTGTTTTGTGCGGGAAGGGGACGACCTCTCGAGCGTCGCTACACCATTTTCAATGGAGCTGGGTGGCAGCGGACGCATGTCGCTGGCCAATGTGCGCTTTATGCTGAAAGGCAGTGCCAATACTCAATGCCCGGACATTACCACTGTCGCGCTCGAGCCCGCCAAGCTCACTGAATGGTGGGCAATTGACTGGTGGGAGCCGCGTCACCAGCAGGTGCTAAAACGCATTGCTGAGGGCAAGGTCGACCTGTTAATGATTGGCGACTCCATCACCCACGGCTGGGAAAATGAAGGTAAACCGGTGTGGGATGAGTACTACGCAAAACGCAACGCGGTGAATCTTGGCTTTTCCGGCGACCGCACAGAAAATGTATTGTGGCGCCTGGAGCACGGTGAAATCGATGGTATTTCGCCCAAGCTCGCCGTACTGATGATCGGCACCAACAACACGGGTCACCGTCTGCAACCTGCGCAATACACAGCGCAAGGTATCGCGAAAATTGTAGAAACGCTGCGCACCAAATTGCCGGAAACCAAGGTTCTGGTTCTAGGGGTATTTCCGCGCGATGCAAAACCCGATGCGCCTATGCGGTTGATCAACCGCGACATTAACAAGCGTGTTGCAAAACTCGCCGACGGCAAAAATGTGTTCTTTCTGGATATTGGCGATACATTCCTCAACGACGATGGCGTACTTACCCGAGAAGTCGCGCCAGACCTACTGCACTTGAACACCGATAGCTACAGATTGTGGGCGCAAGCGATGGAGCCCACGCTGAAAAAACTGCTCGGTGAAGCATAG